GCACGCAAATCCTGCAAGGGATCATGGACAGCCTGGGGGCGGCAGAGGTCCTGGCCTGCGAAGGAGACCTGCTCCACGGGCTGCTGCTGGAATACCAGCGGCTACAAGGATAGGGCTTGCCGGGTTTTTGCTTCCACGATGCCGTCGTTGGGCAGCCCATGGAGGGTCTGGTAGTATTTCACCGCTAGGGCGGTTAGGGCACCGAACCTCCCGTCAGCAGGCCCCCATAATAATCCTTCCTCTTTTAGTTTAAGCTGCAGGTTTACCACGTCAGGGCCCGTGGCGCCGGTTTTCAAGTCCCGGACTTGATAGCCGGGGAAGAATTGGATTTTCCCTTTGACAATCACCGGTGTGCCGTAGGTAACCCAGGGGTAGATTTCCTCCACGTCCCGGTTGTACATCCGGAAACAGCCGTGGGATGCCTCCCGGCCGATGGACCAGGGTTTGTTGGTCCCGTGAATGCCGTAGATGCCCCAAGGAACGTTCAGCCCTAACCACCTGGTCCCGAAGCCGCCGCCCCAGTTCGTGCTTTTATGAACAATCTTCCACTCCCCCACCGGAGAGGGGGTTTCTTTTTTGCCAATGGCGACAGGGTATTCTTTGTAGATCCCTCCTTGGGAATAAACCGTCAATGTCCTGCGGTCAAGATCAATGACGATTTTCACCGGTCCTTCCGGGGGAGGGGTGCGGCTGGTGACGGTCTTGTCCGTGCCCAAAGCCAGGGTTTGCCAAAACCTGCGGTTGACTACGCCGTTAACCTCTAAGCCGTGATCTCGCTGGAAAGACCGGACGGCTTGATCGGTGGCCTGGTCAAATCTCCCGTCCACGTCCCCGGGGGGATAACCCAGTTCCAGCAGGCGTTCTTCCAGTTCATAGATTTCATAGCTCACCATGGGAGGGTCGGTGAGGTAGTAGTTTTCATTTTCCGCCGTGCAGCCGTAATGGTGCGGCAGCAGGGAGGCAGCTCCCCAAGCAGGCCGTGCCGGGCCGGCAAAGAAGCATAATAACAAGAGCAGGCTGGTGATCCGCCGGTAATGCATAGCTGCTACCTCCAACGAAATCGCCGTTTTTCTTTAGGTTTTCTAATTTAGGTGCATTTATACATGCGGTCCCGCTCCTTTCCCGGACCGGTGCATAAGAAAGCCCGGATGACTACATAATAAAATGTAATTATAGGAGCGGAGGAGTTGGCGTGAAGTGTCAGCTAAGATCATGGCATTAGTGTTGGCTCTTACTTCGGGGATAGCCATGGCCCTGCAGGGCACCCTTAATTCCGCCCTGGCAAAAATCATTGGGCTCTTAGAAGCAACCTTGGTGGTGCATTTAACCGCCACCGTGACCATTTTACTGATGCTTTTCGGCTTCGGTTTGGGCAGCGGGGAACTGGGCAAGTTGAGAGAAGCACCCTGGTATTTGCTTTTAGGAGGGCTGCTGGGTGTGGCCATTACCTATTTGGTAGTGGCCAGCATTCCGAAGGTCGGGGTGGCCCTGGCGACGACGGCCATTATCGTGGGACAGGTGAGCACCGCTTGCCTGGTGGACCACTTGGGTTTGTTCGGTATGGAAAAATACCCGTTTACCTGGCACCGGTTAGCCGGTCTCATCCTTTTGGCCGCCGGCGCCCGGCTCATGTTGAGCAACAGTTGAAAAAAGCCCCTTGACTTTTTGGCAGGA
The genomic region above belongs to Clostridia bacterium and contains:
- a CDS encoding L,D-transpeptidase family protein encodes the protein MHYRRITSLLLLLCFFAGPARPAWGAASLLPHHYGCTAENENYYLTDPPMVSYEIYELEERLLELGYPPGDVDGRFDQATDQAVRSFQRDHGLEVNGVVNRRFWQTLALGTDKTVTSRTPPPEGPVKIVIDLDRRTLTVYSQGGIYKEYPVAIGKKETPSPVGEWKIVHKSTNWGGGFGTRWLGLNVPWGIYGIHGTNKPWSIGREASHGCFRMYNRDVEEIYPWVTYGTPVIVKGKIQFFPGYQVRDLKTGATGPDVVNLQLKLKEEGLLWGPADGRFGALTALAVKYYQTLHGLPNDGIVEAKTRQALSL
- a CDS encoding DMT family transporter — translated: MALVLALTSGIAMALQGTLNSALAKIIGLLEATLVVHLTATVTILLMLFGFGLGSGELGKLREAPWYLLLGGLLGVAITYLVVASIPKVGVALATTAIIVGQVSTACLVDHLGLFGMEKYPFTWHRLAGLILLAAGARLMLSNS